In Cryptomeria japonica chromosome 10, Sugi_1.0, whole genome shotgun sequence, a genomic segment contains:
- the LOC131030905 gene encoding pentatricopeptide repeat-containing protein At3g06920 translates to MMPGLILYRQRGPSISQCLLMLMKFSSFSNGSSESFGQKKPVGCGGEHNNTREQENIDNEVNEICNILGKDTWGPHVEEALEQMNDKFHPGHVAEVLKRQKNVDIALNYFRWLQKKNRNQNRPEMYDELLMIIAKSKQYDKLQDVLEVIRIAGFEPQFTTTVKLVNSCIHSRMLKEAVEMLLAMRRLKFRPAFSAYTTLIGALGEAHEPDMALLMLKEMQEIGYEVSIHLFTTLVCAFARESKFDAALSLLEETRSNALNADTILYNACIFSFGKVGKVDMAWKFFHEMKAHNIMPDDVTYTTMIRVLCKGNRLDEAVDLFETMEHTRRVPCVYAYNTLIMGFGNTGKFDEAYKLLDRMREKGCKPDVIAYNSILTCLGKKGRVVEAYKLFDEMKKDAEPNLSTYNIIIDILCKADMLDEAYKVQGLMAQAGLFPNVMTMNIMIDRLCKGKKVNEACKVFESLGAKGCTPDSVTYSSLIDGLGRQGRIDEAYKLFERMLDKGHAPNAFVYAPLIKNFFKCGRKDDGHKIFKDMIRRGCKPDLTLYNIYMDCVLREGDIKKGREIFEEMKEYGYAPDVKTYSILMHGLIKAGEARETYKLYYAMKEQGCELDTHAYNTTIHGFCKSGQVNKAYQLLEEMRLKGYPPTVISYGAVIDGLAKIDRLDEAYMLFEEAKSKGIVLNVIVYSSLIDGFGKVGRIDEAYLIMEEMMQKGLSPNVYTWNCLLDALVKAEEINEALVCFRSMKELKCSPNVVTYSTLINGLCRVRKFNKAFVFWQEMQKYGHFPDVITYTTMISGLAMAGNIAEAHDMFQKLKARGQKPDSVCYNSLITGLSNANREMEAYDIFEETRLKGCRISVKSCIILLDALNRVGNIEKAAIVGAILKESAKSQHAAKFL, encoded by the coding sequence GTCTAATTCTATATCGGCAACGGGGCCCTTCCATTTCCCAATGCTTATTGATGTTGATGAAATTTTCTTCCTTCTCAAATGGAAGTTCAGAATCATTTGGCCAAAAGAAGCCAGTTGGATGTGGAGGGGAGCACAACAATACCAGGGAACAAGAAAATATAGACAATGAGGTAAATGAAATCTGCAACATTCTAGGTAAAGATACATGGGGGCCACATGTGGAGGAAGCTCTTGAACAAATGAATGATAAGTTTCATCCTGGACATGTTGCAGAGGTATTAAAGAGGCAGAAGAATGTGGACATTGCACTGAATTATTTCAGATGGCTCCAAAAGAAAAATCGTAATCAAAACAGACCAGAAATGTATGATGAACTTCTAATGATCATTGCTAAGAGCAAGCAATATGATAAGCTGCAAGATGTTCTTGAAGTGATTCGTATAGCTGGATTTGAGCCACAATTCACTACTACTGTTAAATTGGTAAATAGCTGCATCCATTCTAGGATGCTGAAAGAGGCTGTGGAGATGCTTCTTGCTATGAGAAGGCTTAAATTTCGGCCTGCTTTTTCAGCTTATACCACTCTCATTGGTGCACTTGGAGAAGCTCATGAGCCAGACATGGCACTTTTAATGTTGAAAGAAATGCAGGAGATAGGATATGAAGTGAGTATCCACCTATTTACTACCTTGGTATGTGCATTTGCCAGAGAAAGTAAGTTTGATGCTGCATTATCTTTGTTGGAGGAAACGAGAAGCAATGCCTTGAATGCAGACACTATTTTATATAATGCTTGCATTTTTTCTTTTGGAAAGGTAGGTAAAGTAGATATGGCCTGGAAATTCTTCCATGAAATGAAGGCACATAATATCATGCCAGATGATGTGACATATACAACTATGATTCGTGTACTTTGCAAGGGAAATAGATTAGATGAAGCAGTTGATCTCTTTGAAACCATGGAACATACTAGAAGGGTGCCATGTGTTTATGCCTATAACACATTGATTATGGGCTTTGGAAATACTGGAAAGTTTGATGAAGCATATAAATTACTTGACAGAATGAGAGAGAAGGGATGCAAACCAGATGTCATAGCATACAACTCTATTCTTACTTGCCTTGGAAAAAAAGGAAGAGTAGTTGAAGCTTATAAGctttttgatgaaatgaagaaggatgCTGAACCGAATTTGTCAACCTACAATATCATCATTGATATCCTATGCAAGGCAGACATGCTAGATGAGGCTTACAAAGTACAAGGTTTAATGGCACAGGCAGGCCTGTTTCCAAATGTGATGACAATGAACATCATGATCGACAGGTTGTGTAAGGGTAAGAAAGTAAATGAAGCCTGCAAAGTTTTTGAGAGTTTGGGAGCCAAGGGTTGTACTCCAGATTCTGTAACTTATTCATCTTTGATTGATGGATTAGGCCGGCAGGGCAGGATTGATGAAGCATACAAACTTTTTGAAAGGATGCTAGACAAAGGGCATGCACCAAATGCTTTTGTATACGCACCGCTTATCAAGAACTTTTTCAAATGTGGTAGGAAAGATGATGGCCATAAGATCTTTAAAGACATGATCCGTAGAGGATGCAAACCAGATCTAAcactttataatatatatatggatTGTGTTCTTAGGGAAGGGGACATTAAGAAGGGCCGTGAAATATTTGAGGAGATGAAAGAGTATGGGTATGCTCCAGATGTTAAAACATATTCTATTCTAATGCATGGTCTGATAAAGGCTGGTGAAGCACGAGAGACCTACAAGTTGTATTATGCCATGAAGGAACAAGGTTGTGAACTTGATACTCATGCATATAACACTACCATTCATGGTTTTTGCAAGTCGGGACAAGTGAACAAAGCTTATCAACTCCTTGAAGAAATGAGGCTAAAGGGTTATCCTCCTACAGTAATTTCTTATGGAGCTGTTATTGATGGACTTGCAAAGATTGATAGACTAGATGAAGCATATATGCTTTTTGAAGAAGCAAAATCAAAAGGCATAGTTTTGAATGTAATTGTTTATAGCAGTCTTATAGACGGGTTTGGAAAAGTAGGCAGAATAGATGAAGCATACTTGATAATGGAGGAAATGATGCAGAAAGGGTTGAGCCCAAATGTTTACACATGGAATTGTCTACTTGATGCTCTTGTCAAGGCAGAGGAAATAAATGAGGCTTTAGTTTGCTTCCGCTCAATGAAAGAATTGAAATGTTCTCCAAATGTTGTGACTTACAGTACTCTTATAAATGGTCTTTGTAGAGTACGGAAATTTAACAAAGCTTTTGTGTTTTGGCAAGAAATGCAAAAGTATGGTCACTTTCCTGATGTTATTACATATACTACTATGATTTCTGGTTTGGCTATGGCTGGGAATATAGCCGAGGCACATGACATGTTCCAAAAATTGAAAGCAAGAGGTCAAAAGCCTGATTCAGTTTGTTACAATTCCCTCATAACTGGTCTGAGCAATGCAAACAGAGAAATGGAAGCATACGATATTTTTGAGGAAACCCGATTGAAAGGGTGTAGAATAAGTGTCAAGAGCTGTATTATACTCCTCGATGCCCTAAATAGGGTAGGAAATATTGAGAAGGCTGCCATTGTAGGCGCCATTTTAAAGGAATCAGCAAAATCTCAGCATGCTGCCAAATTTTTGTAA